The Campylobacter sp. RM10537 genome has a segment encoding these proteins:
- a CDS encoding metallophosphoesterase family protein has protein sequence MRILLILRGNYYAGQEEFIIENQLQDFTLDLNFFRSLSGSVKEIPSEYRNLNTKDDTQLYKILFTLLELRMQKGEFCVVNTYDQILKNYKELANKYRYSIYIVEFKSSLEQCFKKNIQKAKEKGFLIPYDLLERMHFLLEKIPKKYPILAPDNWRECLYKVPNLSNYKKIHHIGDIQGCYSVLREYIKKIKEDEYYIFLGDYINRGIENGKVLKFLLKICEKENVCLLEGNHEKYLINWANGEFANSKEFNENTLKDFRKEKLTPNDAQKFYPYLKECLYYKFEDKLIFCSHGGVDVLPSNPSQISFMPSYDFIYGVGHYENSQSIANQFCNLNKENIYQIFGHRNREKLPTQIAKRVFLCEGKIDAGGYLRVVTLNKQGFKCIEIKNNIYKKK, from the coding sequence TTGCGAATTTTGCTCATACTGCGAGGAAATTATTATGCAGGACAAGAAGAATTTATCATTGAAAATCAATTGCAAGATTTTACACTCGATTTGAATTTTTTTCGCTCTCTTTCTGGAAGTGTGAAAGAAATTCCGAGTGAATATAGAAATTTAAACACTAAAGATGATACTCAACTTTATAAAATTTTATTCACTCTTTTAGAATTACGTATGCAAAAAGGTGAATTTTGTGTTGTTAATACATATGATCAAATCTTAAAAAACTATAAAGAATTAGCAAATAAGTATCGTTACTCAATTTATATTGTAGAATTTAAAAGTTCTTTAGAGCAATGCTTTAAAAAAAATATACAAAAAGCTAAAGAAAAAGGCTTTTTAATTCCTTATGATCTTTTAGAGAGAATGCATTTTTTACTAGAGAAAATTCCTAAAAAGTATCCAATTTTAGCTCCAGATAATTGGAGGGAATGTCTTTATAAGGTTCCTAATTTAAGCAATTATAAAAAAATTCATCATATAGGAGATATCCAAGGATGCTATAGCGTTTTAAGAGAATATATTAAAAAGATTAAGGAAGATGAGTATTATATTTTCTTAGGAGATTATATCAATAGAGGCATAGAAAATGGTAAGGTTTTAAAATTTTTATTAAAAATTTGTGAAAAAGAAAATGTGTGTTTACTAGAAGGAAATCATGAAAAATATCTTATAAATTGGGCAAATGGAGAATTTGCCAATTCCAAGGAATTTAATGAAAATACATTAAAAGATTTTAGAAAAGAAAAACTCACTCCAAATGATGCACAGAAATTTTATCCTTATTTAAAAGAATGTTTGTACTATAAATTCGAAGATAAATTAATTTTTTGTTCTCATGGGGGTGTGGATGTTTTACCTTCTAATCCTTCTCAGATTAGCTTTATGCCAAGTTATGATTTTATTTATGGAGTTGGACATTATGAAAATAGTCAAAGCATCGCTAATCAGTTTTGCAATTTAAATAAAGAAAATATTTATCAAATTTTCGGACACAGAAACAGAGAAAAACTACCAACTCAAATTGCAAAGCGTGTTTTTTTATGTGAAGGAAAAATTGATGCTGGGGGATATTTGCGTGTTGTAACCTTAAATAAGCAAGGATTTAAATGCATAGAAATAAAAAATAATATTTACAAGAAGAAATAG
- a CDS encoding hemolysin family protein encodes MDPSQVFDLNQTLPSSSFDLGYSIFMVFVALFLVLLNGFFVLSEFSIVKVRRTKIEEMIKEKKPGAKKALEVTSKLDTYLSACQLGITLSSLALGWIGEPAIAKMLESALLKLGFNAVFIHTISFIIAFSIITLLHVVLGELVPKSIAIAIADKAVLWIARPLNWFWILFLPFIKIFDFLAAINLKIFGIKPAKESELTHSEEEIKIIASESQKGGILDEFETEIIRNAVDFSDTVAKEIMTPRKDMICLNKQKTYEENMQIICDHKHTRFPYIDGSKDSILGMIHIRDIVQNELNSKDKNLDSFVKPLILVPENISISKVLVRMNKERSHTALVVDEYGGTAGILTVEDIMEEIIGEIKNENEEDSYKKLAENIYEFQGRCDIETVEEMLLISYDEDLEQVTIGGYVFNLLGRLPVVGDRIEDELCYYEVKKMDGNSIERVKIVKKTGNEEEID; translated from the coding sequence TTGGACCCCAGTCAGGTTTTTGATTTAAATCAAACTTTACCTTCTTCATCTTTTGATTTAGGATATTCTATATTTATGGTTTTTGTTGCATTATTTTTAGTGCTTTTAAATGGATTTTTTGTTTTATCTGAATTTAGTATTGTAAAAGTAAGACGAACAAAAATCGAAGAAATGATTAAAGAAAAAAAACCAGGTGCCAAAAAGGCATTAGAAGTTACTTCTAAACTTGATACTTATCTTAGCGCTTGTCAATTAGGTATAACTTTAAGTTCCCTTGCTTTAGGTTGGATCGGTGAACCAGCAATTGCAAAAATGCTTGAATCTGCTTTATTAAAACTAGGTTTTAATGCTGTTTTTATCCATACTATTTCTTTTATTATTGCTTTTAGCATTATCACTCTCTTGCATGTGGTTTTAGGAGAGCTTGTGCCAAAATCTATAGCTATAGCTATAGCTGATAAAGCAGTACTTTGGATAGCCAGACCTCTAAATTGGTTTTGGATATTGTTTTTGCCTTTTATTAAAATTTTTGATTTTCTAGCGGCAATTAATTTAAAAATTTTTGGAATTAAACCTGCTAAAGAAAGTGAATTAACCCATAGCGAAGAAGAAATTAAAATCATTGCAAGCGAAAGTCAAAAAGGCGGTATTTTAGACGAATTTGAAACTGAAATTATCCGCAATGCAGTTGATTTTTCAGATACAGTTGCAAAAGAAATTATGACACCACGTAAAGATATGATTTGTTTAAATAAGCAAAAAACTTATGAAGAAAATATGCAAATTATTTGTGATCATAAACACACACGTTTTCCTTATATAGATGGTTCTAAAGATAGTATTTTAGGGATGATTCATATACGTGATATAGTTCAAAATGAACTTAATTCTAAAGATAAAAATTTAGACTCTTTTGTTAAACCTCTTATTTTAGTTCCTGAAAACATCAGTATTTCAAAAGTTTTAGTAAGAATGAATAAAGAAAGATCCCATACTGCACTTGTTGTTGATGAATATGGTGGCACTGCTGGAATTTTAACCGTAGAAGATATTATGGAAGAAATTATTGGTGAAATTAAAAACGAAAATGAAGAAGATAGCTATAAAAAACTCGCTGAAAATATTTATGAATTTCAAGGACGTTGTGATATAGAAACGGTTGAAGAGATGCTTTTAATTAGCTACGATGAAGATCTTGAACAAGTAACTATAGGGGGTTATGTTTTTAATTTATTAGGTCGTTTACCGGTAGTAGGTGATCGTATTGAGGATGAATTGTGCTATTATGAAGTTAAAAAAATGGATGGCAATTCCATAGAACGAGTTAAAATTGTAAAAAAAACTGGCAATGAAGAAGAGATAGATTAA
- a CDS encoding putative transporter has protein sequence MFRSFFASKKWALWAYLGLFLLLLFLYLQTSFNVALNSWYNDFYNAIQKPKINAIILNFDEAKFKQNFKITPSLLRELHINSKDYNQSLIYEKAKAKKIQEIQNENKQRQDIEAMQNSSYIDKDIFKQIITILKDQKSYKEQNSTRISQEIKDKNILKQNLSLDQINSVVQSIIKANEQAQNSFENANFINKLAIYYYQTLLQHFLYTPAILEKPFYDLQDFYSLIFVFLGIAIPYVIIATINIYFASIYAFKWREAMTFSYLKFWKNKDDNIEGSSQRIQEDVYNFSKIVESLGLSFVKALMTLVAFIPILWNLSDLATKALFFNLNENSSLYFLKNIDGLLVYVALFISLGGLIASWFVGIKLPGLEYNNQKSEAAFRKELVYAEDNRKEFAKNETIIELFTGLKFNYKRLFLHYGYFNIWLILFEQIIVIIPFLIMAPSLFGGIITLGIVMQINNAFDQVRSSFSVFITNWTTITQLRSIYKRLKEFQISIDYKIKN, from the coding sequence ATGTTTCGTTCTTTTTTTGCTTCTAAAAAATGGGCTTTATGGGCTTATTTAGGACTCTTTTTGCTTTTGCTTTTTTTATATCTTCAAACAAGTTTTAATGTAGCGCTTAATTCTTGGTATAATGACTTTTATAATGCTATACAAAAACCAAAAATTAATGCTATTATTTTAAATTTTGACGAAGCAAAATTTAAACAAAATTTTAAAATCACACCTTCTTTACTTAGAGAACTTCATATTAACTCTAAAGATTATAATCAAAGTCTTATATATGAAAAAGCTAAAGCTAAAAAAATTCAAGAAATTCAAAATGAAAACAAACAAAGACAAGATATTGAGGCTATGCAAAATTCATCCTATATTGACAAAGATATTTTTAAGCAAATTATTACAATTTTAAAAGATCAAAAATCCTATAAAGAACAAAATTCAACTCGAATTTCTCAAGAAATTAAAGATAAAAATATTTTAAAACAAAATTTATCTCTAGATCAAATTAATTCAGTGGTACAAAGCATTATCAAAGCTAACGAACAGGCTCAAAATTCTTTTGAAAATGCGAATTTTATTAATAAATTGGCAATTTATTATTATCAAACCCTATTGCAACATTTTCTTTATACACCCGCAATACTTGAGAAACCTTTCTATGATTTGCAAGATTTTTATTCACTCATTTTTGTTTTTTTAGGAATTGCTATCCCTTATGTTATTATTGCAACAATCAATATTTATTTCGCGAGTATTTATGCTTTTAAATGGCGAGAAGCTATGACTTTTTCTTATTTAAAATTTTGGAAAAATAAAGATGATAATATCGAAGGAAGTTCTCAAAGAATTCAAGAAGATGTTTATAATTTTTCCAAAATTGTAGAAAGCCTTGGACTTTCATTTGTAAAAGCCTTGATGACTCTTGTGGCTTTTATTCCTATTTTATGGAATTTAAGCGATTTAGCTACTAAAGCATTATTTTTCAATTTAAATGAAAATTCAAGTTTATATTTTTTAAAAAATATAGATGGCTTGCTCGTTTATGTTGCTCTTTTTATTTCTTTAGGTGGCTTGATAGCCTCTTGGTTTGTAGGGATTAAACTTCCAGGCTTAGAATATAACAATCAAAAATCAGAAGCAGCTTTTAGAAAAGAATTGGTTTATGCAGAAGATAATCGAAAAGAATTTGCAAAAAACGAAACCATAATAGAACTTTTTACTGGACTTAAATTTAATTACAAAAGGCTTTTTTTACATTATGGTTATTTTAATATTTGGCTAATTTTATTTGAGCAAATCATTGTTATTATTCCTTTTTTAATCATGGCTCCAAGTCTTTTTGGAGGTATTATAACACTTGGAATTGTAATGCAGATAAATAATGCGTTTGATCAGGTAAGAAGTTCTTTTAGTGTTTTTATTACAAATTGGACAACTATTACCCAACTTAGAAGTATTTATAAACGTTTAAAAGAATTTCAAATCAGTATAGATTATAAAATAAAAAATTAA
- a CDS encoding saccharopine dehydrogenase family protein produces MKNLLIIGAGGVSRVATVKCAMNSDTFSKITLASRTKSKCDEIATFIKERLGVHIETAHIDADDSNAVVELIKKTGAQILLNVALPYQDLSLMDACIKAGIHYIDTANYEHPDLAKFEYKEQWARNEKFKEVGILGLLGSGFDPGVTNVFCAYAQQNLFDEIHYIDILDCNAGDHGYAFATNFNPEINLREVSAKGRYWENGQWIETEPMQIKMEWDYPEIGVKDSYLLYHEELESLVKNIKGLKRIRFFMTFGQSYLTHMKCLENVGMLGIKPIMHQGKEIIPIEFLKTLLPDPASLGPRTKGYTNIGCVIRGIKDGKDKQIYIYNVCNHEECYKETGAQAVSYTTGVPAMIGTKLIAKGIWQGKGVFNMEEFDAKPFMDELNSSGLPWKIIEMTPSLGE; encoded by the coding sequence ATGAAAAATCTTTTAATCATAGGTGCAGGAGGAGTTAGCCGCGTAGCTACCGTAAAATGTGCGATGAATTCTGATACTTTTTCTAAAATCACTTTAGCTAGTAGAACTAAAAGCAAATGTGACGAAATTGCCACTTTTATTAAAGAACGTTTAGGAGTGCACATTGAAACTGCTCATATTGATGCTGATGATAGTAATGCAGTTGTAGAGCTTATTAAAAAAACTGGGGCGCAAATTTTACTTAATGTTGCTCTACCTTATCAAGATTTAAGTTTAATGGATGCTTGTATAAAAGCAGGAATTCATTATATAGATACGGCAAACTACGAACATCCTGATTTGGCCAAATTTGAGTATAAAGAACAATGGGCAAGAAATGAAAAATTTAAAGAAGTTGGAATTTTAGGACTATTAGGAAGTGGATTTGATCCTGGAGTTACCAATGTTTTTTGTGCTTATGCGCAACAAAATTTGTTTGATGAAATTCATTATATTGATATTTTAGATTGTAATGCAGGTGATCATGGTTATGCTTTTGCAACTAATTTTAATCCCGAAATTAATCTACGTGAGGTATCAGCTAAAGGGCGTTATTGGGAAAATGGACAATGGATAGAAACAGAGCCTATGCAAATAAAAATGGAGTGGGATTATCCAGAAATTGGGGTTAAAGATAGTTATTTGCTTTATCATGAAGAACTTGAAAGTTTGGTTAAAAATATTAAAGGGCTTAAAAGAATTCGATTTTTTATGACCTTTGGCCAAAGTTATCTTACTCATATGAAATGTCTTGAAAACGTTGGAATGCTTGGAATTAAACCTATAATGCATCAAGGAAAAGAAATTATTCCTATAGAATTTTTAAAGACTTTATTGCCAGATCCTGCAAGCTTGGGACCAAGAACTAAAGGTTATACAAATATAGGTTGTGTAATACGTGGAATAAAAGATGGCAAAGATAAGCAAATTTATATTTATAATGTTTGTAATCATGAAGAATGTTATAAAGAAACTGGCGCACAAGCTGTAAGTTATACTACAGGAGTTCCAGCAATGATAGGGACTAAACTCATTGCTAAAGGAATTTGGCAAGGTAAAGGCGTGTTTAATATGGAAGAATTTGATGCTAAGCCTTTCATGGATGAGCTTAATTCTAGTGGGCTTCCTTGGAAAATTATCGAAATGACGCCAAGTTTAGGAGAGTAA
- a CDS encoding class I SAM-dependent methyltransferase has translation MDNSLSAYTQKYEKEGYGLQYPDGHVIRFYERILKYKLNKTSGNLLDFGCGNGVHSKYLQDITGGGYKAYGLDIVPSLKEIWERDPKLNSNNFHVITPNSSIKNLFNVKMDLILANQSLYYLPFESFKQTVQELYDICNEGAIIFATMMSDKGYSMYERGEIMENGLCEVKECPSGRLSGSSFIRFTKDIEELKEDFKPFKPLFWGDYELINLYNFEGSVQHFIYIGQK, from the coding sequence ATGGATAATTCTTTATCTGCTTATACTCAAAAATATGAAAAAGAGGGTTATGGATTACAATATCCTGATGGTCATGTTATAAGATTTTACGAAAGAATTTTAAAATACAAACTCAATAAAACAAGTGGAAATTTACTAGATTTTGGTTGTGGTAATGGTGTGCATTCTAAATATCTTCAAGATATTACTGGGGGGGGGTATAAGGCTTATGGCTTAGATATAGTTCCTAGTTTAAAAGAAATTTGGGAAAGAGATCCTAAATTAAACTCTAATAATTTTCATGTTATTACCCCTAATTCAAGCATAAAAAATCTTTTTAATGTAAAAATGGATTTAATTTTAGCCAATCAAAGTCTTTATTATCTTCCTTTTGAAAGCTTTAAACAAACTGTTCAAGAATTGTATGATATTTGCAATGAAGGTGCTATCATCTTTGCAACTATGATGAGCGATAAAGGTTATAGTATGTATGAAAGAGGAGAAATTATGGAAAATGGCCTATGTGAAGTCAAAGAATGTCCAAGTGGTAGATTAAGTGGATCTTCTTTTATTCGCTTCACTAAAGATATTGAAGAATTAAAAGAAGACTTTAAGCCTTTTAAACCTTTATTTTGGGGTGATTATGAACTTATCAATCTTTACAATTTTGAAGGAAGTGTTCAACATTTCATTTATATAGGACAAAAGTAA
- the sodB gene encoding superoxide dismutase — MFELRKLPYDINAFGDFLSAETFNYHYGKHHNTYVTNLNNLIKETEFANKDLVSIIKSSNGGIFNNAAQVYNHDFYFDCITPNACEAKGDLKAALEKEFGSLDNFKAEFIKGATGLFGSGWFWLVYNSKNQKLELVATSNAATPITEDKIPLLVVDVWEHAYYVDHRNARPAYLEKFYAHINWDFVSKAYEWALKEGINSISFYTNELHPVK, encoded by the coding sequence ATGTTTGAATTAAGAAAACTACCTTATGATATCAATGCTTTTGGCGATTTTTTAAGTGCTGAGACGTTTAATTATCATTATGGGAAACATCATAATACTTATGTAACCAATTTAAATAATCTTATAAAAGAAACTGAATTTGCCAACAAAGATCTTGTAAGTATTATCAAATCATCAAATGGTGGAATTTTTAATAATGCAGCTCAAGTTTATAATCATGATTTTTATTTTGATTGCATTACTCCTAATGCCTGTGAGGCAAAAGGGGATTTAAAAGCAGCCTTAGAAAAAGAATTTGGTTCTTTAGATAATTTTAAAGCTGAATTTATTAAAGGTGCTACTGGTCTTTTTGGATCTGGATGGTTTTGGCTTGTTTATAATAGCAAAAATCAAAAACTAGAATTAGTTGCGACTTCAAATGCTGCTACTCCTATCACTGAAGATAAAATTCCTTTACTTGTAGTAGATGTTTGGGAACATGCTTATTACGTTGATCATCGCAATGCCCGTCCTGCTTATTTAGAAAAATTCTATGCTCATATTAATTGGGATTTTGTATCAAAAGCTTATGAATGGGCTCTAAAAGAAGGAATTAATTCTATTAGCTTTTACACTAACGAACTTCATCCGGTAAAATAA
- a CDS encoding manganese efflux pump MntP family protein — MDYLSLILLSCALAMDAFAVSLCKGFSVKRLNLKHYCIVGAYFGGFQALMPVFGYIIGLSFASFVASIDHWIAFILLGFIGIKMIKEAFENEDCDINANQFNFKIMFSLAIATSIDALAVGISFAFLETPLFIAVLFIGFITFVFCILALKIGNKFGVFLKNKAEFLGGAVLIILGVKILIEHLFFNA; from the coding sequence ATGGATTATTTGAGTCTTATTTTACTCTCTTGTGCTTTAGCAATGGATGCTTTTGCAGTTTCTTTATGCAAAGGATTTAGTGTTAAGAGGTTAAATTTAAAACATTATTGTATTGTAGGTGCTTATTTTGGCGGTTTTCAAGCTTTAATGCCTGTTTTTGGTTATATTATTGGTTTAAGTTTTGCATCTTTTGTAGCAAGTATTGATCATTGGATAGCATTTATTTTGCTTGGCTTTATTGGAATAAAAATGATTAAAGAAGCATTTGAAAACGAAGATTGTGATATTAATGCTAATCAATTTAATTTTAAAATCATGTTTTCTTTAGCTATTGCAACCAGTATTGATGCTTTAGCGGTTGGAATTAGCTTTGCATTTTTAGAAACTCCCTTATTTATAGCAGTTTTATTTATTGGTTTTATTACTTTTGTATTTTGTATTTTAGCTTTAAAAATAGGTAATAAATTTGGAGTTTTCTTAAAAAATAAAGCTGAATTTTTAGGAGGAGCTGTTTTAATTATTTTGGGTGTGAAAATTTTAATCGAGCATTTATTTTTTAATGCATAA
- the miaA gene encoding tRNA (adenosine(37)-N6)-dimethylallyltransferase MiaA translates to MFFEIAIIGTTASGKTHLANLLAKNFDAVILSLDSLCVYKEINIASAKPSKEELENFHYFGINLISVNEHFNVDLFIKEYQKAKEFAKLKNLPLIITGGTGFYLKTMIDGLSQKIEEIKTDLSNDEIYSLICKIDPDFKIEKNDTYRLRKWLSIYEITKEIPSIFLKQTRKQGILKNIEIYEIIWERNLLRDRIKIRTEKMLKNGLLEEAKELFSKFHHDTKALNCIGLKECKEYLNGKISLNELENLITTHTAQLAKRQRTFNKKFQSVSLNFNESFEFLKQKFMH, encoded by the coding sequence ATGTTTTTTGAAATAGCTATTATTGGAACAACTGCGAGCGGAAAAACTCATCTAGCTAATTTATTGGCCAAAAATTTTGATGCAGTTATTTTAAGCCTTGATAGTCTTTGTGTATACAAAGAAATTAATATTGCAAGTGCTAAACCGTCCAAAGAAGAACTCGAAAATTTTCATTATTTTGGCATAAATTTAATCAGCGTTAATGAACATTTTAATGTAGATTTATTTATTAAAGAGTATCAAAAAGCTAAAGAATTTGCCAAGCTAAAGAATTTGCCTTTAATTATAACAGGTGGAACTGGATTTTATTTAAAAACTATGATAGATGGTCTAAGTCAAAAAATAGAAGAAATAAAAACTGATCTAAGTAATGATGAAATTTACTCTTTAATATGCAAAATTGATCCTGATTTTAAAATAGAAAAAAACGACACCTATCGTTTGAGAAAATGGTTAAGTATCTATGAAATCACAAAAGAAATTCCAAGTATTTTTTTAAAACAAACTCGTAAGCAAGGAATTTTAAAAAATATAGAAATTTATGAAATTATTTGGGAACGTAATTTGTTAAGGGATCGTATAAAAATAAGAACTGAAAAAATGCTTAAAAATGGTCTTTTAGAAGAAGCTAAAGAGCTTTTTTCTAAATTTCATCATGATACTAAAGCTTTAAATTGTATAGGTCTAAAAGAATGCAAAGAATATTTAAATGGCAAAATTTCTCTTAATGAACTTGAAAATTTAATCACAACACACACTGCACAACTTGCCAAACGACAAAGAACTTTTAACAAAAAATTTCAAAGTGTATCTTTAAATTTTAATGAATCTTTCGAGTTTTTAAAACAAAAATTTATGCATTAA
- the mqnP gene encoding menaquinone biosynthesis prenyltransferase MqnP, with the protein MNLFWTKFKDILELIVFKHSIFALPFLFSSMIVGSKLANDTAWFGFKALILGIICAVSARNFAMASNRLMDEDIDKDNPRCANRPNISGKIGKKSIWLFIIVNALIFILCSYFINTLAFYLSLPVLFILAIYSAFKRFSSLVHLVLGFCLGLAPIAGSVIVMGKIHIYSVILCLSVTFWTAGFDLLYSLQDMDYDKKTGLFSIPAQFGAKATLLISAFFHILAVLFWLLFVWQVWGIALGYISLLGICVCAVILLFEHKIVRNNFNHINKAFFTLNGYLSMIFFIFILVDLLWN; encoded by the coding sequence ATGAATTTATTTTGGACAAAATTTAAAGATATTTTAGAACTCATTGTATTTAAGCATTCTATTTTTGCCTTACCTTTTTTATTTTCATCTATGATTGTAGGCTCAAAACTTGCAAATGATACAGCTTGGTTTGGTTTTAAGGCTTTAATTTTAGGTATTATTTGTGCTGTGAGTGCTAGAAATTTTGCCATGGCAAGCAATCGTTTAATGGATGAAGATATAGATAAAGATAATCCACGCTGTGCTAATCGCCCTAATATAAGTGGAAAAATTGGTAAAAAAAGTATTTGGTTATTTATTATTGTAAATGCTTTGATTTTTATACTTTGTTCTTATTTTATCAATACTTTGGCTTTTTATCTTTCTTTGCCAGTGCTTTTTATTTTAGCAATTTACTCTGCTTTTAAGCGTTTTAGCTCTTTAGTGCATTTGGTTTTAGGTTTTTGTTTAGGTTTGGCACCTATAGCTGGAAGTGTTATCGTGATGGGCAAAATTCATATTTATAGTGTTATTTTGTGTTTAAGTGTTACTTTTTGGACTGCTGGTTTTGATTTACTTTACTCTTTACAAGATATGGATTATGATAAAAAAACAGGACTTTTTTCAATTCCTGCACAATTTGGAGCTAAAGCAACTTTGTTAATTTCTGCCTTTTTTCATATTTTAGCGGTGTTATTTTGGTTGCTTTTTGTCTGGCAAGTTTGGGGTATAGCTTTAGGATATATTTCATTATTAGGTATATGTGTTTGTGCCGTGATTTTACTTTTTGAACATAAAATTGTTCGCAATAATTTTAATCATATTAATAAGGCATTTTTTACTTTAAATGGTTATTTGAGTATGATATTTTTTATTTTTATTTTGGTTGATTTATTATGGAATTAA
- a CDS encoding DUF6115 domain-containing protein, which produces MSNDVIYLVFVFVLLVAMLAYINIKERENNTKLAKLQGVIEDITKEIHYFRKELGVKEEGENDEEDYKITLLKEEMQIELEKQISAKITPVLRTLKTMEHIIEDFQNEQQNRLLNLEQKAQSMTKLTPNYDTEEQKIIDLFKEGKTIEQIAKDLRIGIGNVELVLKFKQLIK; this is translated from the coding sequence ATGAGTAATGATGTAATTTATTTAGTTTTTGTATTTGTGCTTTTAGTTGCAATGTTAGCTTATATTAATATTAAAGAAAGAGAAAATAATACAAAGCTTGCAAAACTTCAAGGAGTGATCGAGGATATAACTAAGGAAATACATTATTTTCGTAAAGAGCTTGGAGTAAAAGAAGAAGGTGAAAATGATGAAGAAGACTACAAAATCACCCTTTTAAAGGAAGAAATGCAAATTGAACTTGAAAAACAAATCAGCGCTAAAATCACTCCTGTTTTAAGAACTCTTAAAACGATGGAGCATATTATAGAAGATTTTCAAAATGAACAACAAAATCGTCTTTTAAATTTAGAACAAAAAGCACAAAGTATGACCAAGCTTACTCCAAATTATGATACAGAAGAGCAAAAAATTATTGATCTGTTTAAAGAAGGAAAAACTATAGAGCAAATTGCCAAAGACTTAAGAATAGGAATTGGAAATGTCGAACTTGTTTTAAAATTTAAACAGCTTATAAAATGA
- the moaA gene encoding GTP 3',8-cyclase MoaA, whose amino-acid sequence MLIDQFGRKINYLRISVTQRCNFRCLYCMPKIPFNHQPKENLLSFEELFLFVKAAIDEGIEKIRITGGEPLLRKDLSIFIKMIHDYKKELDLAITTNGFLLKDFAKDLKNAGLKRLNVSLDTLDEKKAKKLAQKDVLSSVLAGIEEALNVGLKVKLNTVALKNLNDNELIALLEFAKSKNMQIRFIEFMENTHAYGKLQGLKRDEIIQILSQKYDIKLIKKAEKAPVSLYSANDYEFGIIDPHSHEFCDSCNRIRLSAEGHLIPCLYFDEALSIKEAIKKGDVKAAVEILQEVLRNKPEKNKWSVVDNETSMRAFYQTGG is encoded by the coding sequence ATGCTAATAGACCAATTTGGTAGAAAAATTAATTATCTTAGAATTTCAGTAACACAACGATGCAATTTTCGTTGTCTTTATTGTATGCCAAAAATTCCATTTAATCACCAACCAAAAGAAAATTTGTTGAGTTTTGAAGAACTTTTTTTATTTGTAAAAGCAGCCATTGATGAAGGAATTGAAAAAATTCGTATCACTGGAGGTGAACCTTTATTGCGTAAAGATTTAAGCATTTTTATTAAAATGATTCATGATTATAAAAAAGAGCTTGATTTGGCTATTACAACTAATGGATTTTTATTGAAAGATTTTGCTAAAGATCTTAAAAATGCAGGATTAAAACGCTTAAATGTTTCTCTAGATACTTTGGATGAAAAAAAGGCAAAAAAATTAGCACAAAAAGATGTTTTATCGAGTGTTTTAGCTGGAATTGAAGAGGCTTTAAATGTCGGATTAAAAGTTAAATTAAATACCGTTGCACTTAAAAATTTAAATGATAATGAGCTTATAGCTCTTTTAGAATTTGCTAAATCTAAAAATATGCAAATTCGTTTTATAGAATTTATGGAAAATACTCATGCCTATGGTAAGTTACAAGGTTTAAAAAGAGATGAAATCATTCAAATTTTAAGTCAAAAATATGACATAAAACTGATTAAAAAAGCAGAAAAAGCTCCAGTGAGTCTTTATAGCGCTAATGATTATGAATTTGGGATTATAGATCCACACAGTCATGAATTTTGTGATTCTTGTAATCGCATCCGTCTTAGTGCTGAAGGACATTTAATACCTTGTCTTTATTTTGATGAAGCTTTGAGCATCAAAGAAGCAATTAAAAAAGGCGATGTTAAAGCTGCTGTAGAAATTTTACAAGAAGTTTTACGTAATAAGCCTGAAAAAAATAAATGGAGTGTTGTAGATAATGAGACTTCAATGCGTGCCTTTTATCAAACTGGGGGTTAA